A single window of Betta splendens chromosome 11, fBetSpl5.4, whole genome shotgun sequence DNA harbors:
- the znf384a gene encoding zinc finger protein 384a isoform X2: MISAVSEIMDDSHFNSSYFWSPVPTVQGQIENAMFLNKAKEQLGPEKTNASSFPHSSASSTSTPHYPTAVLAIPGSVDPGAGVRVVPKQEGGGGSSGSASLSSVGGHLHQSHTSQNVTVVPVPSTGIMTAAGLVITTPQGTLVPTASTQSFVAGPPTATTMIVSALHPSNTDKKEDISVPPAVVMPTPSKRGRKSKQVMGRVSGVLPAGSDALILAHLAAGGQHHTSDPYDLSNDEDDHPNKDGPKTYRCRMCAVTFFSKSDMQIHAKSHTEAKPHKCPHCSKSFANSSYLSQHIRIHSGAKPYTCTYCQKTFRQLSHLQQHTRIHTGDRPYKCNHPGCEKAFTQLSNLQSHRRQHNKDKPYKCHNCNRGYTDAASLEVHLSTHTVKHAKLFSCGLCNRSYTSETYLMKHMRKHNPDPLTVAATVAAQQAQGLTPGGGGGRGRGRGRGRGAGRAGQLQTNPNNTNQNPNPGPPSSYQPPQQPTDAVVPCPFDLHQYKTVSASEIQYKPVTVADLPVTHKDLCLTVSTSAIQVEHMNS, from the exons ATGATCAGTGCAGTTTCAG AAATAATGGACGATTCCCATTTCAACTCATCATACTTTTGGTCTCCCGTCCCCACAGTACAAGGACAG ATCGAGAACGCCATGTTCTTGAACAAGGCTAAGGAGCAGCTGGGTCCTGAGAAGACTAACGCCTCGTCCTTCCCTCACTCCTCTGCgtcttccacctccacccctcACTACCCCACGGCGGTGCTCGCCATCCCCGGCTCGGTGGACCCGGGGGCCGGGGTGAGAGTGGTTCCCAAACAggagggaggcggcggcagcagtGGCAGCGCGTCGCTGAGCTCGGTGGGAGGACACCTGCATCAGTCGCACACGTCCCAGAACGTCACCGTCGTGCCTGTTCCTTCCACCGGTATCATGACTGCag CCGGTTTGGTGATCACCACACCTCAAGGCACACTGGTCCCCACTGCCTCCACACAGTCATTTGTAGCTGGACCTCCCACTGCCACAACCATGATAGTGTCTGCATTGCACCCCTCCAATACAG ATAAGAAGGAGGACATTTCTGTTCCCCCTGCAGTTGTCATGCCGACGCCATCAAAGCGAGGCAGGAAGAGCAAACAGGTGATGGGCAGAGTGTCTGGGGTCCTCCCTGCAGGAAGCGATGCATTAATACTGGCCCACCTTGCAGCTGGTGGACAG CACCACACTTCTGACCCATATGATCTGTCAAATGACGAGGACGATCATCCAAACAAAGACGGACCCAAAACCTACAG GTGTCGGATGTGTGCAGTGACGTTTTTCAGCAAGTCAGACATGCAGATTCACGCCAAGTCCCACACGGAGGCCAAGCCCCACAAGTGCCCCCACTGCTCCAAGTCGTTTGCCAACTCCAGCTACCTGTCCCAGCACATCCGCATCCACAGCGGCGCCAAGCCCTACACCTGCACCTACTGCCAGAAGACGTTCCGGCAGCTCagccacctccagcagcacacacG GATTCACACCGGTGACCGACCATATAAGTGTAACCATCCTGGCTGTGAAAAGGCGTTCACTCAGCTGTCAAACCTGCAG TCTCATCGGCGGCAGCACAACAAAGACAAGCCGTACAAGTGTCACAACTGTAACCGTGGTTACACAGACGCTGCTAGTCTGGAGGTGCACCTGTCCACACACACCGTCAAACATGCCAAACTGTTCTCCTGTGGCCTCTGTAACCGATCCTATACCTCG GAGACATATCTAATGAAACACATGAGGAAGCACAATCCTGACCCGCTCACCGTGGCAGCGACGGTGGCCGCCCAGCAGGCCCAGGGCCTCACGCCAGGCGGAGGAGGGGGTCGGGGCCGAGGCCGCGGCCGAGGTAGAGGAGCGGGCCGAGCGGGCCAGCTTCAGACCAACCCGAACAATACCAACCAGAACCCCAACCCCGGACCTCCGAGCAGCTACCAGCCGCCCCAGCAACCCACAGACGCTGTTGTTCCCTGTCCGTTTGACCTGCACCAATACAAAACGGTGTCAGCCAGCGAGATCCAGTACAAACCAGTGACTGTGGCGGACCTGCCAGTGACCCACAAAGACCTCTGCCTCACTGTGTCCACGTCAGCCATACAGGTGGAACACATGAACTCGTAG
- the znf384a gene encoding zinc finger protein 384a isoform X1: protein MISAVSEIMDDSHFNSSYFWSPVPTVQGQIENAMFLNKAKEQLGPEKTNASSFPHSSASSTSTPHYPTAVLAIPGSVDPGAGVRVVPKQEGGGGSSGSASLSSVGGHLHQSHTSQNVTVVPVPSTGIMTAAGLVITTPQGTLVPTASTQSFVAGPPTATTMIVSALHPSNTDKKEDISVPPAVVMPTPSKRGRKSKQVMGRVSGVLPAGSDALILAHLAAGGQHHTSDPYDLSNDEDDHPNKDGPKTYRCRMCAVTFFSKSDMQIHAKSHTEAKPHKCPHCSKSFANSSYLSQHIRIHSGAKPYTCTYCQKTFRQLSHLQQHTRNHTEAKPHKCPHCSKSFANSSYLSQHIRIHTGAKPYTCSYCQKTFRQLSHLQQHTRIHTGDRPYKCNHPGCEKAFTQLSNLQSHRRQHNKDKPYKCHNCNRGYTDAASLEVHLSTHTVKHAKLFSCGLCNRSYTSETYLMKHMRKHNPDPLTVAATVAAQQAQGLTPGGGGGRGRGRGRGRGAGRAGQLQTNPNNTNQNPNPGPPSSYQPPQQPTDAVVPCPFDLHQYKTVSASEIQYKPVTVADLPVTHKDLCLTVSTSAIQVEHMNS, encoded by the exons ATGATCAGTGCAGTTTCAG AAATAATGGACGATTCCCATTTCAACTCATCATACTTTTGGTCTCCCGTCCCCACAGTACAAGGACAG ATCGAGAACGCCATGTTCTTGAACAAGGCTAAGGAGCAGCTGGGTCCTGAGAAGACTAACGCCTCGTCCTTCCCTCACTCCTCTGCgtcttccacctccacccctcACTACCCCACGGCGGTGCTCGCCATCCCCGGCTCGGTGGACCCGGGGGCCGGGGTGAGAGTGGTTCCCAAACAggagggaggcggcggcagcagtGGCAGCGCGTCGCTGAGCTCGGTGGGAGGACACCTGCATCAGTCGCACACGTCCCAGAACGTCACCGTCGTGCCTGTTCCTTCCACCGGTATCATGACTGCag CCGGTTTGGTGATCACCACACCTCAAGGCACACTGGTCCCCACTGCCTCCACACAGTCATTTGTAGCTGGACCTCCCACTGCCACAACCATGATAGTGTCTGCATTGCACCCCTCCAATACAG ATAAGAAGGAGGACATTTCTGTTCCCCCTGCAGTTGTCATGCCGACGCCATCAAAGCGAGGCAGGAAGAGCAAACAGGTGATGGGCAGAGTGTCTGGGGTCCTCCCTGCAGGAAGCGATGCATTAATACTGGCCCACCTTGCAGCTGGTGGACAG CACCACACTTCTGACCCATATGATCTGTCAAATGACGAGGACGATCATCCAAACAAAGACGGACCCAAAACCTACAG GTGTCGGATGTGTGCAGTGACGTTTTTCAGCAAGTCAGACATGCAGATTCACGCCAAGTCCCACACGGAGGCCAAGCCCCACAAGTGCCCCCACTGCTCCAAGTCGTTTGCCAACTCCAGCTACCTGTCCCAGCACATCCGCATCCACAGCGGCGCCAAGCCCTACACCTGCACCTACTGCCAGAAGACGTTCCGGCAGCTCagccacctccagcagcacacacG AAACCACACGGAGGCCAAGCCCCACAAGTGCCCCCACTGCTCCAAGTCGTTTGCCAACTCCAGCTACCTGTCCCAGCACATCCGCATCCATACCGGGGCCAAGCCCTACACCTGCTCCTACTGCCAGAAAACGTTTAGGCAGCTCagccacctccagcagcacacacg GATTCACACCGGTGACCGACCATATAAGTGTAACCATCCTGGCTGTGAAAAGGCGTTCACTCAGCTGTCAAACCTGCAG TCTCATCGGCGGCAGCACAACAAAGACAAGCCGTACAAGTGTCACAACTGTAACCGTGGTTACACAGACGCTGCTAGTCTGGAGGTGCACCTGTCCACACACACCGTCAAACATGCCAAACTGTTCTCCTGTGGCCTCTGTAACCGATCCTATACCTCG GAGACATATCTAATGAAACACATGAGGAAGCACAATCCTGACCCGCTCACCGTGGCAGCGACGGTGGCCGCCCAGCAGGCCCAGGGCCTCACGCCAGGCGGAGGAGGGGGTCGGGGCCGAGGCCGCGGCCGAGGTAGAGGAGCGGGCCGAGCGGGCCAGCTTCAGACCAACCCGAACAATACCAACCAGAACCCCAACCCCGGACCTCCGAGCAGCTACCAGCCGCCCCAGCAACCCACAGACGCTGTTGTTCCCTGTCCGTTTGACCTGCACCAATACAAAACGGTGTCAGCCAGCGAGATCCAGTACAAACCAGTGACTGTGGCGGACCTGCCAGTGACCCACAAAGACCTCTGCCTCACTGTGTCCACGTCAGCCATACAGGTGGAACACATGAACTCGTAG
- the kifc1 gene encoding kinesin-like protein KIFC1 isoform X2: MSRLPVMTSKRVLTSISSSENGQDFAPAQKKSRKDPESVKPQAAATIIGGKRPPTAVSRAPQLKSVRGAGAATVAVGPSRGVLKPSFASTVTKGGNVKQPIASTGTKAGAGAPQRRQAWDLKGKVSDMEEKISKYQTRVKSVNQENEVLKGSVTQSQVKVIELEKELRHQKSQISKYELELQILSGVRDELEKVSSDKSTLQKELSNLEGKYRVMETLRESQDMELQTLKESTLSRLQTNLRDTEQEVCNLKETVAQQSNALHVGEMERRQLHNTIQELKGNIRVFCRVRPLLGGGLSKHIQLPVNDTKMVTLAKTEESHTGKTADTQKNYTFSFDRVFGPQTSQQEVFEEISLLVQSALDGYNVCCFAYGQTGSGKTYTMEGDECDEARGVIPRAVQQIFKAAEKLGAQGWEFTFTASFVEIYNETLRDLLYTGKANKRPEHEIRKSSNNEVTITNLTYEKVSCEDQVLGLIALANQNRSTAQTAQNDRSSRSHSVFQLDIEGVNRGRDVKCKSTLCLVDLAGSERMVKSQSQGERFKEMTAINSSLSNLGIVIAALANKESYIPYRNSKLTYLLQCCLGGNSKTLMFVNIAPEPDSFGESLNSLRFASKVNDCVIGTASANKK; the protein is encoded by the exons ATGTCCCGTCTTCCAGTTATGACAAGCAAGAGGGTCCTCACAAGCATCAGTAGCTCAGAAAATGGACAGGACTTCGCACCTGCTCAG AAAAAGAGCCGTAAGGACCCAGAGTCTGTTAAACCTCAGGCAGCAGCAACGATCATTGGCGGCAAGCGGCCCCCCACTGCCGTATCCAGGGCACCGCAGT TGAAATCAGTGAGAGGTGCAGGAGCTGCTACTGTAGCCGTGGGTCCTTCCAGAG GTGTCCTGAAACCATCCTTTGCTTCAACAGTCACAAAGGGAGGCAATGTGAAGCAGCCTATTGCATCTACTGGCACAAAAGCAG GCGCTGGTGCACCCCAGCGAAGGCAAGCATGGGACCTGAAGGGCAAGGTCAGCGACATGGAGGAGAAGATCAGCAAATACCAGACCAGGGTCAAGTCTGTCAACCAGGAGAATGAGGTTCTAAAAGGGTCAGTGACCCAGAGCCAGGTGAAAGTGAttgagctggagaaggagcttcGTCATCAAAAGAGTCAGATAAG CAAATATGAGCTTGAGCTGCAGATTCTGTCAGGGGTTCGTGATGAATTGGAAAAGGTTTCAAGCGATAAGAGCACTCTTCAGAAGGAGCTCTCTAATTTGGAGGGAAAATATAGAGTAATGGAAACTCTCAGAGAGAGCCAggacatggagctgcagactctAAAG GAGTCGACTCTGAGCAGACTGCAGACGAACCTCAGAGACACCGAGCAGGAGGTCTGCAACCTGAAAGAGACTGTAGCTCAACAGAGCAACGCGCTTCATGTTGGGGAGATGGAGCGAAGACAGCTGCACAATACGATCCAAGAGCTCAAG GGTAACATCAGAGTCTTTTGCCGAGTGAGACCCCTGCTGGGCGGAGGGCTTAGTAAACACATCCAGCTCCCAGTTAATGACACCAAGATGGTAACGCTGGCTAAAACGGAGGAG TCTCACACAGGAAAAACTGCAGACACTCAGAAGAATTACACTTTCAGCTTTGACCGAGTGTTTGGCCCTCAGACTTCACAGCAGGAG GTCTTTGAGGAGATCTCTCTGCTGGTGCAGTCGGCTCTGGACGGATACAACGTCTGCTGCTTCGCCTACGGCCAGACAGGCAGTGGGAAAACTTACACCATGGAGGGAGACGAGTGTGACGAGGCCAGAGGTGTTATTCCCAGAGCTGTGCAGCAGATCTTTAAAGCAGCTGAGAAACTGGGGGCTCAGGGCTGGGAG TTCACCTTCACAGCGAGCTTTGTTGAGATCTACAACGAGACGTTGCGAGATCTGCTGTATACTGGTAAAGCCAACAAGAGGCCTGAGCACGAGATCAGGAAGTCCAGCAACAACGAGGTGACGATCACCAACTTGACTTATGAGAAGGTCTCCTGCGAGGATCAG gttctcGGACTCATCGCGCTGGCAAACCAGAACCGCTCCACGGCCCAAACGGCTCAGAACGAccgctcctctcgctcccaCTCAGTGTTCCAGCTCGACATCGAGGGAGTGAATCGTGGCAGAGATGTCAAGTGCAAGT ccaCTCTGTGTCTGGTTGACCTGGCTGGCAGCGAGCGAATGGTGAAGAGTCAGTCTCAGGGCGAACGCTTCAAGGAGATGACGGCTATAAACAGCTCCCTGTCCAACCTGGGCATAGTTATTGCAGCGTTGGCCAACAAG GAGAGCTACATCCCCTACAGGAACTCAAAGTTGACCTACCTCCTGCAGTGCTGCTTGGGAGGCAACAGCAAGAC GCTGATGTTTGTTAACATCGCCCCGGAGCCAGACAGCTTTGGGGAAAGCCTCAATTCGTTGAGATTCGCCAGTAAG GTTAACGACTGTGTCATCGGGACCGCTAGTGCCAACAAAAAGTAG
- the kifc1 gene encoding kinesin-like protein KIFC1 isoform X1 → MSRLPVMTSKRVLTSISSSENGQDFAPAQKKSRKDPESVKPQAAATIIGGKRPPTAVSRAPQLKSVRGAGAATVAVGPSRGVLKPSFASTVTKGGNVKQPIASTGTKAGAGAPQRRQAWDLKGKVSDMEEKISKYQTRVKSVNQENEVLKGSVTQSQVKVIELEKELRHQKSQISKYELELQILSGVRDELEKVSSDKSTLQKELSNLEGKYRVMETLRESQDMELQTLKMKLSVQESTLSRLQTNLRDTEQEVCNLKETVAQQSNALHVGEMERRQLHNTIQELKGNIRVFCRVRPLLGGGLSKHIQLPVNDTKMVTLAKTEESHTGKTADTQKNYTFSFDRVFGPQTSQQEVFEEISLLVQSALDGYNVCCFAYGQTGSGKTYTMEGDECDEARGVIPRAVQQIFKAAEKLGAQGWEFTFTASFVEIYNETLRDLLYTGKANKRPEHEIRKSSNNEVTITNLTYEKVSCEDQVLGLIALANQNRSTAQTAQNDRSSRSHSVFQLDIEGVNRGRDVKCKSTLCLVDLAGSERMVKSQSQGERFKEMTAINSSLSNLGIVIAALANKESYIPYRNSKLTYLLQCCLGGNSKTLMFVNIAPEPDSFGESLNSLRFASKVNDCVIGTASANKK, encoded by the exons ATGTCCCGTCTTCCAGTTATGACAAGCAAGAGGGTCCTCACAAGCATCAGTAGCTCAGAAAATGGACAGGACTTCGCACCTGCTCAG AAAAAGAGCCGTAAGGACCCAGAGTCTGTTAAACCTCAGGCAGCAGCAACGATCATTGGCGGCAAGCGGCCCCCCACTGCCGTATCCAGGGCACCGCAGT TGAAATCAGTGAGAGGTGCAGGAGCTGCTACTGTAGCCGTGGGTCCTTCCAGAG GTGTCCTGAAACCATCCTTTGCTTCAACAGTCACAAAGGGAGGCAATGTGAAGCAGCCTATTGCATCTACTGGCACAAAAGCAG GCGCTGGTGCACCCCAGCGAAGGCAAGCATGGGACCTGAAGGGCAAGGTCAGCGACATGGAGGAGAAGATCAGCAAATACCAGACCAGGGTCAAGTCTGTCAACCAGGAGAATGAGGTTCTAAAAGGGTCAGTGACCCAGAGCCAGGTGAAAGTGAttgagctggagaaggagcttcGTCATCAAAAGAGTCAGATAAG CAAATATGAGCTTGAGCTGCAGATTCTGTCAGGGGTTCGTGATGAATTGGAAAAGGTTTCAAGCGATAAGAGCACTCTTCAGAAGGAGCTCTCTAATTTGGAGGGAAAATATAGAGTAATGGAAACTCTCAGAGAGAGCCAggacatggagctgcagactctAAAG ATGAAGCTGTCGGTGCAGGAGTCGACTCTGAGCAGACTGCAGACGAACCTCAGAGACACCGAGCAGGAGGTCTGCAACCTGAAAGAGACTGTAGCTCAACAGAGCAACGCGCTTCATGTTGGGGAGATGGAGCGAAGACAGCTGCACAATACGATCCAAGAGCTCAAG GGTAACATCAGAGTCTTTTGCCGAGTGAGACCCCTGCTGGGCGGAGGGCTTAGTAAACACATCCAGCTCCCAGTTAATGACACCAAGATGGTAACGCTGGCTAAAACGGAGGAG TCTCACACAGGAAAAACTGCAGACACTCAGAAGAATTACACTTTCAGCTTTGACCGAGTGTTTGGCCCTCAGACTTCACAGCAGGAG GTCTTTGAGGAGATCTCTCTGCTGGTGCAGTCGGCTCTGGACGGATACAACGTCTGCTGCTTCGCCTACGGCCAGACAGGCAGTGGGAAAACTTACACCATGGAGGGAGACGAGTGTGACGAGGCCAGAGGTGTTATTCCCAGAGCTGTGCAGCAGATCTTTAAAGCAGCTGAGAAACTGGGGGCTCAGGGCTGGGAG TTCACCTTCACAGCGAGCTTTGTTGAGATCTACAACGAGACGTTGCGAGATCTGCTGTATACTGGTAAAGCCAACAAGAGGCCTGAGCACGAGATCAGGAAGTCCAGCAACAACGAGGTGACGATCACCAACTTGACTTATGAGAAGGTCTCCTGCGAGGATCAG gttctcGGACTCATCGCGCTGGCAAACCAGAACCGCTCCACGGCCCAAACGGCTCAGAACGAccgctcctctcgctcccaCTCAGTGTTCCAGCTCGACATCGAGGGAGTGAATCGTGGCAGAGATGTCAAGTGCAAGT ccaCTCTGTGTCTGGTTGACCTGGCTGGCAGCGAGCGAATGGTGAAGAGTCAGTCTCAGGGCGAACGCTTCAAGGAGATGACGGCTATAAACAGCTCCCTGTCCAACCTGGGCATAGTTATTGCAGCGTTGGCCAACAAG GAGAGCTACATCCCCTACAGGAACTCAAAGTTGACCTACCTCCTGCAGTGCTGCTTGGGAGGCAACAGCAAGAC GCTGATGTTTGTTAACATCGCCCCGGAGCCAGACAGCTTTGGGGAAAGCCTCAATTCGTTGAGATTCGCCAGTAAG GTTAACGACTGTGTCATCGGGACCGCTAGTGCCAACAAAAAGTAG